Proteins found in one Ignavibacteriota bacterium genomic segment:
- the flgK gene encoding flagellar hook-associated protein FlgK, whose product MSGFSTLEIGKKALLAQRFGLEVTSNNIANVNTPGYSRRAAVLSEDISIRRNGFFMGNGVIVQKIQSFRSDYYDREIRAITSRKAAFDVDTQYLKRIETALGEPTNDDLDTLMTEFYKSFDQAALNPDNLSFRSYIIDTGVTLAERMNRIANSVNELRYEAQNSINDSTKAVNTLLKDLVELNKLSAYNRHKNDDSSMQFIDQRELKLQELSKFFDIKVSQNDDTTVNVFLNGINLVSGVYYSEVNYRVVTDPLTTESTIELFRRDIDTGTETNLQPQSGEIFANMRLYNELLDPVDSSNNFSIASQFNEFVNTFATKFNEIIINGFGANDTDPLSPPERPFFVPYNALSATPSAGINAFSIQVNPDLINNPYDLPLSAVAGEPGNTDIARQLARMSEDKSFLNNQNPIEYYSSFIARVGSEARQAVNGYSNSKLIDEQLNTQRESLMGVNLDEEAVNLIKFQKAFEASSRIISVTNELLTTLINLGK is encoded by the coding sequence ATGTCAGGTTTCAGCACACTGGAAATAGGGAAAAAAGCTCTTCTTGCCCAAAGATTTGGTCTTGAAGTTACATCCAATAATATTGCCAATGTTAATACTCCGGGATATTCAAGAAGAGCAGCGGTATTATCGGAAGATATTTCGATTCGCAGAAATGGCTTCTTTATGGGCAATGGTGTTATTGTTCAAAAGATACAATCATTTCGCAGCGATTACTATGACCGTGAAATTCGTGCTATAACATCACGCAAAGCCGCATTTGATGTAGATACTCAATACCTCAAAAGAATTGAAACAGCACTTGGCGAACCAACTAATGACGACCTTGATACATTGATGACTGAATTTTACAAAAGTTTCGACCAGGCAGCTCTTAATCCTGATAATTTGTCATTTCGAAGTTATATAATAGATACAGGAGTTACGCTTGCTGAGCGTATGAATCGCATTGCAAACTCGGTAAATGAGTTGCGTTATGAAGCACAAAATTCCATAAACGACAGTACCAAAGCAGTAAATACTCTACTCAAAGACCTTGTCGAATTGAATAAACTGTCGGCATACAATCGTCATAAAAACGATGACAGCTCTATGCAGTTCATTGACCAAAGAGAATTGAAACTTCAGGAACTATCAAAATTTTTTGATATTAAAGTTTCCCAGAATGATGATACAACAGTTAATGTATTTTTGAATGGTATAAATCTCGTTTCAGGTGTTTACTATTCAGAAGTAAATTATCGGGTTGTAACAGACCCATTGACCACAGAATCAACTATCGAACTTTTCCGCAGAGATATAGACACCGGTACAGAAACAAATTTGCAGCCTCAATCAGGTGAAATTTTTGCTAATATGAGACTTTATAATGAGCTGTTAGACCCCGTTGATTCAAGTAATAATTTCTCAATAGCTTCACAATTTAATGAATTTGTAAATACATTTGCAACAAAATTCAATGAAATAATTATAAATGGCTTTGGAGCGAACGATACGGACCCTCTCAGCCCTCCTGAAAGACCATTTTTTGTTCCTTACAATGCCTTATCTGCAACTCCATCTGCCGGCATTAATGCTTTCTCTATACAAGTTAATCCGGATTTAATCAATAATCCTTACGACTTACCACTTTCAGCAGTAGCAGGTGAGCCCGGCAATACCGACATAGCAAGACAATTAGCCAGAATGTCTGAAGATAAAAGCTTTCTTAATAACCAGAACCCAATCGAGTATTATTCTTCTTTTATTGCACGAGTAGGAAGTGAAGCGCGTCAGGCAGTGAATGGCTATTCAAACAGCAAGCTGATTGACGAGCAACTCAATACTCAAAGAGAAAGTCTGATGGGTGTTAATCTTGATGAAGAAGCTGTAAACCTCATAAAATTTCAAAAAGCATTTGAAGCTTCTTCAAGAATTATCAGCGTAACGAATGAACTTCTTACAACATTAATTAATCTTGGGAAGTAA
- a CDS encoding flagellar protein FlgN, translated as MIERLMIYLRYEEQLLQELVDIAKEQQRALVTLNLGDLDDISQRQEELLSNLKRAEDARIKFMMEWLNITRTSAAKMTMTQILNFSDSENYSVLALMQDSMNSLTNQLFNLNLSNRILSNRAKHSVTELISVLTNGTNNVCNVKV; from the coding sequence ATGATTGAAAGATTAATGATCTATCTCAGATACGAAGAACAATTGCTTCAAGAGCTGGTGGACATTGCAAAAGAGCAACAAAGAGCTCTTGTTACCCTTAATTTGGGTGACCTGGATGATATTAGCCAAAGGCAGGAAGAACTGCTCTCCAACTTGAAGAGAGCGGAAGATGCACGCATAAAGTTTATGATGGAGTGGTTAAATATAACCAGGACTTCTGCTGCAAAAATGACTATGACACAGATATTGAACTTCTCTGATAGTGAGAATTATAGCGTTTTAGCTTTAATGCAGGATTCTATGAACTCCCTGACAAATCAATTATTTAACTTAAATCTTTCTAACAGAATTTTATCTAACAGAGCCAAACATTCAGTAACTGAGCTTATAAGTGTGCTAACAAATGGCACAAATAATGTTTGTAATGTTAAAGTATAA
- a CDS encoding lytic transglycosylase domain-containing protein yields the protein MLFAEQISDQGKGIGIAEKVYQFLTGEDLPIARIISQPKPVVEIQPKQRPERKTAEVAQNLEKVAPTRELNKGNFLDRVKNRIEVYDNIINAASERFGIKPEMIKAVITAESAGHNYAKSKAGAKGLMQLMDGTARDLGVTDSFDPAQNIFGGARYLKQMLDKFGNNQELALAAYNAGPGNVQKYGGIPPFKETQGYIKKVNKYLQQFLTENIENQGI from the coding sequence ATGCTTTTTGCTGAACAAATTTCAGATCAGGGAAAAGGTATTGGCATAGCAGAAAAAGTCTATCAGTTTTTGACAGGTGAAGATTTACCTATAGCCAGAATTATATCACAACCAAAGCCGGTAGTTGAAATTCAGCCAAAGCAAAGACCTGAGAGAAAAACTGCTGAAGTGGCTCAGAACTTAGAAAAAGTCGCACCTACGAGAGAATTAAACAAAGGAAATTTTCTTGACAGGGTTAAGAATCGTATCGAAGTGTACGATAATATAATCAATGCAGCATCTGAAAGATTTGGAATTAAACCTGAAATGATTAAAGCAGTAATTACTGCTGAATCTGCAGGACATAATTATGCTAAATCTAAAGCAGGAGCAAAAGGATTGATGCAGCTTATGGATGGTACAGCACGGGATTTGGGGGTCACAGACTCATTCGACCCTGCACAAAATATTTTCGGAGGCGCCAGATATTTAAAACAAATGTTGGATAAATTCGGAAATAATCAGGAGCTGGCACTTGCAGCTTATAATGCTGGACCAGGTAATGTGCAAAAATATGGTGGAATTCCGCCATTTAAAGAAACACAGGGTTATATTAAAAAAGTAAACAAATATCTTCAACAGTTCCTTACGGAAAATATTGAAAATCAAGGAATTTAG
- a CDS encoding flagellar basal body P-ring protein FlgI, whose product MKIQLNILIYLSLTLIFLTSAESARIKDIAVIEGVSGVQVVGYGLVTGLNQTGDNQQTTYTVQSVMNMLKRFGLTVPDRNPRVRNVAAVMVTATIPSFMRAGTKVDVNVSSMGDAMSLQGGVLIMTPLSTADGTIMGMAQGPLTVGGYDFSSLGSQVSRNFTTTGRVPNGLILERNIESNFIQENILRISLRDPDFTTSARIADAVNSVSGLANSAVPVNSGIVEIKMPDNQTQTQLMQLISQIELLNVISDPVARIVINERTGTVVVGGNVQLLPSVVAQGGLEISIQRDVLFPDQAPFTIRPPPQQAEVASVNAREELRESVPLVVQGPTVQDLANALNLLKVSPRDLISIFQALKESGSLQGELIVQ is encoded by the coding sequence ATGAAAATACAACTCAACATATTGATTTATCTTTCACTTACGCTGATTTTTCTGACATCCGCAGAATCAGCAAGAATTAAAGATATTGCTGTAATTGAAGGAGTTTCTGGGGTTCAGGTTGTAGGATATGGCTTGGTGACAGGTTTGAATCAGACCGGCGATAATCAGCAGACAACTTATACAGTACAATCTGTAATGAATATGCTTAAACGTTTTGGTTTGACAGTTCCTGACAGAAACCCCAGAGTTCGAAATGTTGCTGCCGTTATGGTTACAGCAACTATACCAAGTTTTATGAGGGCAGGCACGAAAGTTGACGTAAATGTATCATCAATGGGTGATGCAATGTCGCTTCAGGGTGGTGTACTGATTATGACTCCGCTATCAACTGCCGATGGAACTATAATGGGAATGGCACAAGGACCACTTACTGTTGGTGGTTATGACTTTTCATCGCTGGGTTCACAAGTCAGCAGAAACTTTACAACAACAGGGAGAGTTCCGAATGGGCTCATACTTGAAAGAAATATTGAATCAAATTTTATTCAGGAAAATATTCTAAGAATTAGTCTTCGGGACCCGGATTTTACAACATCGGCAAGAATAGCAGATGCAGTAAATTCAGTATCAGGTTTAGCTAATTCAGCAGTACCTGTAAATTCAGGAATAGTAGAAATTAAAATGCCTGATAATCAGACACAAACTCAATTAATGCAGTTAATTTCTCAAATTGAACTTCTGAATGTTATAAGTGATCCTGTAGCACGAATCGTAATCAATGAAAGAACAGGTACGGTTGTTGTAGGTGGCAATGTTCAGTTATTGCCATCGGTTGTAGCGCAAGGCGGATTGGAAATATCTATTCAGAGAGATGTTTTATTTCCTGATCAGGCACCATTCACAATCAGGCCACCTCCTCAACAAGCAGAAGTGGCTTCAGTTAATGCAAGAGAAGAGCTTAGAGAGTCAGTACCCCTTGTTGTTCAGGGTCCGACAGTACAGGATTTGGCAAATGCTCTGAATTTATTGAAAGTCAGCCCAAGAGATTTGATTTCAATTTTCCAGGCACTAAAAGAATCCGGCTCACTTCAAGGTGAATTAATAGTACAATAA
- a CDS encoding flagellar basal body L-ring protein FlgH yields the protein MKYLLVIITFLVSQTALGQFIQNNSRSIFSDVRAFKPGDAITVLILEDTQADNSANTNTTRSSDVNGGINFKAGSSEVSGSGGINTGTGHQSRGGTARNEKIRSRLSVKVMEVVENGNLQIEGTRTTKINGETQTIVLKGIVRPVDIGTDNSIFSYSILDLTLIIEGDGTVSKIQEPGLLTKFIRILF from the coding sequence ATGAAATATCTTCTTGTCATAATAACATTTTTAGTCTCGCAAACTGCGTTGGGGCAATTCATTCAGAATAACTCACGTTCAATATTTTCGGATGTCAGGGCATTCAAGCCGGGTGATGCAATCACGGTACTCATTCTGGAGGATACTCAAGCCGATAATTCTGCCAATACAAACACAACCAGGTCATCTGATGTAAATGGTGGGATTAATTTCAAAGCAGGTTCATCAGAAGTTAGTGGTAGTGGTGGTATTAATACCGGCACAGGACACCAAAGTCGTGGAGGTACTGCAAGAAATGAAAAAATACGCTCAAGATTAAGTGTGAAAGTGATGGAAGTAGTTGAAAATGGAAATCTGCAAATAGAAGGAACCCGTACTACCAAAATTAATGGTGAAACTCAGACCATAGTTCTCAAAGGAATTGTTAGACCGGTTGATATTGGTACTGACAACTCTATTTTTTCTTATTCTATTTTAGATCTGACATTAATTATTGAAGGTGATGGAACAGTATCCAAAATTCAGGAACCCGGATTATTAACCAAATTTATTAGAATATTGTTTTAA
- the flgA gene encoding flagellar basal body P-ring formation protein FlgA: MKIFKENTTSRNYNVVWHYIAICFMALISHGYIYAASTFSSDRIEKAIIALAEERINAEAEIEFLNRIKTIEFPEDNISAEIIFDEIINPGFNTVALKFSHNGRLLKYIEINIRVKFLSKVWVASRSIPSNTKLNEKDFILKLKNISSGPAPLDLNEFIGRELSRSVMQDDYITPEMLASEVLIKRGDKVTIIVQSGGVRIRCAGTAVQDGAPGQQVRVKRDNSPAVLTGKVTDDGMILVYSGNLSIK, encoded by the coding sequence ATGAAAATTTTTAAAGAAAATACGACAAGCAGAAATTATAATGTAGTTTGGCATTATATTGCAATATGTTTTATGGCTCTTATTAGCCATGGATATATTTATGCTGCTTCGACTTTTTCATCAGATAGAATTGAGAAAGCAATAATTGCTCTTGCTGAAGAAAGAATCAATGCTGAAGCTGAAATTGAATTTCTAAATAGAATTAAAACTATAGAATTTCCTGAAGATAATATATCAGCAGAAATTATTTTTGACGAAATAATTAACCCGGGATTTAATACTGTTGCTCTAAAATTTTCACATAATGGAAGATTATTGAAATATATAGAAATTAATATCAGAGTAAAATTTCTGAGTAAAGTATGGGTTGCTTCAAGGTCAATTCCATCAAATACAAAACTGAACGAAAAAGACTTTATTTTAAAATTAAAAAATATTAGTTCAGGTCCTGCACCATTGGACTTGAATGAATTCATTGGAAGGGAGCTTTCAAGGTCAGTTATGCAGGATGATTACATAACTCCTGAGATGTTAGCCAGTGAAGTCCTAATAAAACGTGGCGACAAAGTAACGATAATTGTTCAGTCAGGCGGTGTAAGAATCAGATGTGCCGGTACAGCAGTTCAGGACGGCGCTCCGGGACAACAGGTTCGCGTAAAACGTGATAATTCTCCTGCAGTACTTACAGGAAAAGTAACAGACGATGGTATGATTTTAGTATATTCAGGTAACCTGTCTATTAAATAA
- the flgG gene encoding flagellar basal-body rod protein FlgG — MDKTLRTASTGLAAQQRYVEIISNNLSNINTTGYKKSRPEFQDLLYETLKPAGNSTNSGAEPLNEVQIGSGTELVATKKLFMQGDIKSTENPLDIAINGEGFFVLRRPDNSFVYTRDGSFLLNRNGQVVNSQGHFLEPGINIPNDAVQINMSRDGIVSVVVDGSTDEQTLGQIELARFINPGGLRSLGGNLFTETPASGVPLLEIPGAVNTGEIIQAHLESSNVDIVEEMVNMINAQRAYELNSKSVRTADEILATAVQLKR, encoded by the coding sequence ATGGATAAAACTTTAAGAACAGCATCAACCGGCTTAGCCGCTCAACAGAGATATGTTGAAATTATTTCTAATAACTTGTCAAATATTAATACAACAGGTTATAAGAAATCACGTCCTGAATTTCAGGATTTGCTGTATGAAACTCTAAAGCCTGCCGGCAATTCTACTAATTCCGGTGCCGAGCCTCTGAACGAAGTACAGATTGGTTCAGGTACAGAGCTTGTTGCTACAAAAAAGTTGTTCATGCAGGGTGATATTAAAAGCACCGAAAATCCACTGGATATCGCAATAAATGGTGAGGGATTTTTTGTTTTAAGACGTCCTGATAATTCGTTTGTATATACCAGAGACGGCTCATTCCTACTCAACAGAAATGGTCAGGTAGTCAATTCTCAGGGGCATTTCCTTGAGCCGGGAATAAATATTCCTAACGATGCAGTTCAGATAAACATGTCAAGAGATGGCATTGTAAGCGTCGTAGTTGATGGTTCTACCGATGAGCAGACACTTGGACAGATTGAGCTGGCAAGATTTATCAATCCCGGCGGTTTGCGATCATTGGGTGGTAATCTATTCACCGAAACTCCAGCTTCCGGTGTTCCTCTTCTTGAAATTCCGGGTGCGGTTAATACAGGTGAAATCATTCAGGCGCATCTTGAGTCTTCTAATGTTGATATCGTTGAAGAAATGGTTAATATGATTAATGCGCAGCGTGCCTATGAACTTAATTCAAAATCAGTTAGAACTGCTGATGAAATTCTTGCAACAGCTGTTCAATTGAAAAGATAA
- the flgF gene encoding flagellar basal-body rod protein FlgF: MVKEIFTAALGMQSQMTRLEVTANNIANASTPGYKRATVFERNLIEAGNNFQNIEGDVEQRDIPATQYYDFSQGDMRFTENPFDLAIEGDGFFTLTDEGDNKYLTRAGNFRLSGDGIITSMDGKKLMGADGPISLQREFFSRHAVTGDNTSRSIRIAQTGEVFVNDFEIGRIAVVIPEDMAKLERMENSLFKPIDDVELQEVESALTSIRQGWLEGSNVNIVQEMVQMIEIQRYYDVGSKIIQTNDNTLEKSIGLGRFY, from the coding sequence ATGGTAAAAGAAATATTCACGGCAGCACTTGGAATGCAATCTCAAATGACCAGACTTGAGGTAACGGCAAATAATATTGCCAATGCTTCAACCCCTGGATATAAGAGAGCAACTGTATTTGAAAGGAATCTCATTGAAGCCGGAAATAATTTTCAAAACATTGAGGGCGATGTAGAACAGCGTGACATACCTGCGACTCAGTATTATGACTTTTCTCAGGGCGATATGCGTTTTACTGAAAACCCATTTGATCTGGCAATAGAAGGCGATGGATTTTTCACTCTTACGGATGAGGGTGATAATAAATACCTGACTCGTGCAGGAAATTTCAGGTTATCGGGTGACGGGATAATAACATCCATGGATGGTAAAAAGCTTATGGGTGCCGATGGTCCTATCAGCTTACAAAGGGAATTTTTCTCCCGTCATGCCGTAACCGGTGACAATACTTCCAGGAGCATAAGGATAGCTCAAACCGGGGAAGTTTTTGTAAATGATTTTGAAATAGGAAGAATTGCTGTGGTTATCCCCGAGGACATGGCAAAGCTTGAAAGAATGGAGAACTCACTATTCAAACCCATTGATGATGTGGAGCTACAGGAAGTAGAATCCGCATTAACAAGCATCAGACAAGGATGGCTCGAAGGCTCGAATGTCAATATTGTACAGGAAATGGTACAAATGATTGAAATTCAGAGATACTATGATGTAGGAAGCAAAATTATCCAGACCAACGACAATACTCTTGAAAAATCAATCGGTCTGGGTAGATTCTATTAA
- a CDS encoding HAMP domain-containing histidine kinase, with the protein MFYLNLPYSTGDEYIWRLGIIISHGIFGILALAFGLYSKVLLKKDLEPIQQVWYLIYFAVCLSMLLAVSLTVFDQIVTPAINPLIIIPLIVSIALLLPPVPMLIIFIISYIVFFFSIQFTQSDLNILLSNRVNGLGIFVISFIISAILWKKNGDEQLSRETIFAQQKKLEEINQELIKQAEELKLLNSTKDKFFSIIAHDLINPIGSLKNLLEIISEKYKKIPVSELGDNLNVLKETSTNILALTQDLLSWSRSQNKTISFNPVEVDLKDIYIYTSEIFKTIAEQKKISMINDIPSGIIIYADVNMFTTILRNLLSNAIKFTPFEGEIAIGVKQSADKEPIIYVRDSGIGIIPEIISELFKIDSSFSTVGTYGERGTGLGLILCKEFVEIHGGKIWVESEVGKGSTFYFSLPIVKENTK; encoded by the coding sequence TTGTTTTATTTAAATCTGCCATATTCAACAGGCGATGAATATATATGGCGTCTTGGAATAATAATAAGCCATGGAATTTTTGGTATTCTGGCACTTGCTTTTGGGTTGTATTCAAAAGTGCTACTAAAAAAGGATTTAGAGCCAATTCAGCAGGTTTGGTACTTAATTTATTTTGCAGTCTGCCTATCAATGCTGTTGGCGGTGTCTTTAACAGTTTTTGATCAGATTGTTACACCTGCAATTAATCCCTTGATAATTATTCCATTGATAGTTTCAATAGCTCTGCTTCTACCTCCGGTACCAATGCTGATAATTTTCATTATATCATATATAGTATTTTTCTTTTCAATTCAGTTTACACAAAGCGATTTGAATATTTTACTTTCTAATCGTGTAAATGGTCTGGGTATTTTTGTTATAAGCTTCATAATCTCTGCTATTCTATGGAAGAAGAATGGCGATGAGCAATTAAGCCGCGAAACAATTTTTGCTCAACAAAAGAAACTTGAAGAAATTAATCAGGAGCTTATAAAACAAGCAGAAGAACTAAAACTTTTAAATAGTACAAAAGATAAGTTCTTCTCTATTATTGCACACGATTTAATAAATCCTATAGGCAGTTTAAAAAACTTACTTGAAATAATCAGCGAAAAATATAAGAAAATCCCTGTTTCTGAATTGGGCGATAATCTGAATGTATTGAAAGAAACCTCCACAAATATTTTGGCTCTAACCCAAGATTTGCTTTCCTGGAGCCGGAGTCAAAACAAAACAATATCATTTAATCCTGTTGAAGTTGATTTAAAAGATATTTATATTTATACTTCAGAAATTTTTAAAACAATAGCTGAGCAAAAAAAAATCAGTATGATAAATGATATTCCATCAGGAATAATTATATATGCTGATGTAAATATGTTCACTACTATTTTGAGGAACTTACTGTCAAATGCCATCAAGTTTACCCCATTTGAAGGTGAAATTGCTATAGGTGTAAAACAATCCGCTGATAAAGAACCTATAATCTACGTTCGAGACTCAGGCATCGGAATCATTCCTGAAATAATTAGCGAGCTCTTCAAAATTGATAGCAGCTTCAGTACCGTAGGAACTTACGGTGAGAGAGGCACCGGCTTAGGACTCATTCTATGCAAAGAATTTGTAGAAATACACGGTGGAAAAATTTGGGTGGAAAGCGAAGTCGGAAAAGGCAGTACGTTTTATTTTAGTTTACCGATAGTTAAAGAGAATACAAAATGA